GGCCAGAAAACGGTTCTCTATCGAGTCATGGGTGGAAACGCTCCTGCCGGCACAACCAACGTCGGCGGCGGTCAGAGTGATGGAACGGTGTACGTCACCACTCTGTGCGTTTGGGCAGTCAGCGGGCGCTAGTGAACGCTAAAAATGAAATCTCTTCGCCTTGAGGTGCCGTACAGGTTGTAATCGCACGCGCTGCGGTCGACGCTGCCGTTAGGGGCATCATCTACGGCCTCGGGAGCACGCGCCCGATCTAAGACTTTCGCGGTGGCCATCATACTAGTTCAACTTTCCAATCTTGCGGTTGTGTCACTTCGATCGTTACTACCGGAACCAGCCGGTCGAGGTTTCGAAAAACGCCAAATTCTCGTGTAAGTTGCTACTTTTGCCGGTTTTTAGCCACGGTTCTCAAGAATCGAGGTCCTTCGCCCTGAATCTCGAATAAGAAAAGAACGCCTCCGATTTGGAGCGGCGCTGCTCCTGACCCGGGAGCCGATAAGAGTAGACATCATCGAACCCACAGCACCGGTCAAGAAGCGTACGAAAGTCGCAAAGACGTTCGAGCCGCACGAGCATTTTGGAAGTCCGCTGAATATTTGCCGTATTTGCGGCGAGAAGTACGTATACGTTCAGAGACCGGACTATCCGATTCGCGATAGTCATAAGTAACCGTTCGCCGCAAGAGCGAAATAGGCCGATGCGCTCGTAGAAGGCGGCATTCGGTGCTAGCGCGTTTGGGGCCAAAGGGCCTTGAAGACGCCGTGCCGCGGGAGTAGGCTGCAGGTACAGGATGGAGGCCGACCCCCCAATGGAGATATCCACCACCGTAAACCGCGTTCCCGCCTACTCCGATAACATCGAGGTGGGCCTCGACATTTACAGGGCAGTGACCATCGTCGAGGTCAGCAAAAAGGCGTTCCACGACCAGGTCGACGGGAATTATTGGTCGGCGGACTTCAGCGACACCTTCTCATGACGAAGCTGACGGTGCTCACCAACGATGCGGGAACCATCGTCGCTGCCCACGTCGGCCGCACCGGCGCGTCATCTCGGAATGGATCCGTCATAATGATCGGAGCGGCCCAGCCCGGTCAAAAGCTTCACAAGACGGAGTTCGAGATGCCCCAGATCACTTCACTGAGCGAACTCGAACGCTTTCACAAGGAGCTCGCTAAACATCTCTCCGCTGCCTAGAGATCGCCAAAGTGAAAGCGCAGCGTACCGTCTGCGTTCTTGGAAATCGTAAGCTGCTCGCGCCCGCCGTCCATCACGATACGGGTCGTGCGCGTGCGGAGGCAATGCCGGCCGTGCGCGGCGGGAGGATCGTCATAGTCGAGGACGCGGGAAAAGGCGTAGATCGTCCGCCCGAAACTCGTTCGCTCGAAGTGCAGCACGTAGGCCCGGCAGTACGCCGCCCCTTCGGAATAGATCGCGAGCCGATCGCCGTTCCCATACGAAATCAACGCGCAGAGGTCCGTCGTATAGCAGCGGCTGACGGCCGCGGCGCTGCGGCCGTCGGCGAATGTCACCTCCTGCGAAACCGGCGACGCAAATGACGGCGCGGCAAAGCCGTTGGGCATCATGAGGATGCGCGCGGACTGGCGTATTACGGGCGTCGGGGGATGCATGGTCGGCTACGGACTCTTTGATGCGGGGCACGCCGTAACCGATGTGGTTTCACTGCGAGCACCCGTGTAGTTGGGCGTCCCGCTGCCCGTAGCTCCCGCAACGACGTACTGCTTGAAGAGCTCCGGCGTGCCGGCGGGATCGGAATTTTGAAATTCCGGCACCGGTACGGACAGCGGCTTTACGAGAAGACCCCCGTTGGCACCAAACTGCGAGTACGCCGCCGCACTCCACGCCCAACGGACCGTAACGCCGGGGCGCGAAGCGCTAAACGTTGCCGTCCAGGTAACCGGGCCGCTATGGCCGGGAATGAACGGTTCGGGTGCCCGGTAGGGCATGCCATCAAAAAAAGCTTCGGGAACCTGCGCCGGCGCGTAGGTGACCGACCACGAGGTGTTGCCGACCCACCACCTCTGCGGTGCGCCGGCTGCCGGGTCGATCGTGATCGTGCTGTCGGGCATGTCGATGACGTACGGCCACAGTCCAAACGTGATACGCGACTGCCGTACGTCGATCCGAAGCGGCGCGACTGCCCGCGTACCGGCACTCTGAATGCCTTCGAGCACGCCAGAGAACCAGATTGTCGAACCGGCGGGGATATGCGTCTGGCCGAACTGGTTGAAGAGCACGCGAATGCTCGACGTGCAGGGGCTCGCGCCTTGTTGGGGGCCCATTTGTGCAGGGGCGTCGGCGCCGAGAGCCGCGATCAGCGCGATAGTCGCAACGGCAGGCAGCATTCGTAAGCTAACCATCCACCCTCCGGACGCCTCGATTACACCTCGTCTCAACGCGGTGTTCGATCAAAGCATTCGATGCCGAAGGCGCATCTCCCAGGCCGAGATCGGCCCGGTCAGGGGCAACGGGCAGTGCTGCCGGCCTCGCCCGCGCTAATGCGTCGCTGAGAGCTCTACCTTGACATCGACAAGTCCGGGGAACATCGTTTCGCTCCCCGGTTGCTGCGCGATGACGTCTTGCACGTAGCGCGACAAAGACGCGGCGTCGACGGCATGGCCCTGCTGCACTTCCGAGTCGCCCGCGGCGTCGTAATGGACGACCAACGTCTTTCCATCGAACGAGGATAACGTTAGCCCGCGTTCGGCTAGCAGTGCGGTGAGCTTCGTTCGAACATCTGCTTCCATCGGCTCTAGTCGTTTCCGCGAAGCGCGGCGTTCTAAACCGGCGCAACGGCCGCTTGGCCTCCCAAGTGCCTGGCTGCTGGCCGGAGGGCTTCAAACCAAGCCTGTTTAAGCCAACGTGCCTATGATTCTAATTCGGCTCGATGAGCCTGAATGGGATATTTCCACGGCCGGCAAACTGCGCGAGGCGCTCGCCTCGGCGCGCCGGGAGCCCAGCGTCGTCATCGACATGAGCAACGTCACGTACATCGACTCCTCGTGCCTGTCGATCCTCATGGCGATGTATCAGGAGCGGGTCATCAAGAAGCACTTCGCAGCCGCGCATTTCGCCGCTCCGCCCTACACCGTACGGCGGCTCTTTGAGATCACCGGCTTTGACGCGCTCTGGCCGCTGCACGAGCGGATCGAAGATGCGATGAAGGCCGCCCAAG
This is a stretch of genomic DNA from Candidatus Cybelea sp.. It encodes these proteins:
- a CDS encoding STAS domain-containing protein, whose protein sequence is MILIRLDEPEWDISTAGKLREALASARREPSVVIDMSNVTYIDSSCLSILMAMYQERVIKKHFAAAHFAAPPYTVRRLFEITGFDALWPLHERIEDAMKAAQAEEPSR